The genomic interval GCCGCCGTGGTCGCGAGGGAGCGCTGCGGCGCGGTGGTGTCTCCGGGGGATGTGGATGGCCTGGTGCACGCACTCCGGGGTCTTTGCCTGAATCCGGAGGCGCTGCGCTTGGCGCGGGATAGAGGTCGGCGCGCCGTCGCGGCGCGTTATGACGCCGCTGTCCTCGCCGGCCGATGGCTCGCGGTCCTCACGGCGGCAGCGGTAAAGCCGAGAGGTCGCCGTCTCCCCTTTTTTTTATGTATAAATTTCTCGGCGATCGTCAAGCGTGCACTGGATGTGGGTGTCGCTCTGGCGGGGCTTTGCGTCTCGGCGCCGCTCCTCGGGGTGGTGGCGGTGGCCATCCGGGTGACGATGGGCTCGCCGGTATACTTCCGGCAGGAACGGCCGGGCCGCGGCGGCAGGCCCTTCCGGATCGTGAAGTTCCGTACGATGCGGGACACAGAGCCGGGTGAGGATCCGTTGACGAGCGATGCGATGCGTCTGACCGCCCTCGGGGGCTGGCTGCGCAGGACCAGCCTCGACGAGTTGCCCACGCTCTGGAACGTCCTCTCTGGCGAGATGAGCCTGGTCGGGCCGCGGCCGTTGCTGACGCGGTACCTCTGCCGCTACTCCGCCGAGCAGGCCCGGCGCCACGAGGTCAAGCCCGGCATGACGGGATGGGCTCAGGTGAACGGTCGAAACGCGATCTCGTGGGAGGAGAAGTTCCAGTACGACGTCTGGTACGTGGACCACCAGAGCCTGTCGCTGGACCTGCGGATCCTGGCGCGGACGGTGGCCAAGGTCTTGAAGGGGGAAGGGATCAACGCGGAGGACCATGCGACGATGCCGGAGTTCATGGGCGCCGAGGCGAAGACCCCATGAGGGACACCCCATGAGGGACACCCCATGAGAGATTTGTATGTCTACGGGGCCGGAGGGCACGGAAAGGTGGTCGCGGACCTCTTGCTCGCGGCCGGCCGGGAGCGACTTTCCGGCTTCATCGACGACGGCGTACCGCCCGGGAGCCTGGTCCTCGGCCATCCGGTCTACGGGCCGTGGGCCTGGCTTGCGAGCCGAGCGGCCCACGGCGCGGTGGGGATCGTCCTCGGCATCGGCGACAACGAAGTGCGGGCACGGGTCGCCAAGGCCGTGGCAGGGATCGAGGTCGAAGTGCTCACGGTCATCCATCCGCGGGCGACCGTGGCGCCGTCGGCGGCTCTGGGATGGGGCACTGTCATCATGGCCGGCGCGGTGGTCAACCCCGATGCCCGGATAGGCGAGGGCGTGATCGTCAACACCGGGGCCGTGGTCGAGCATGACGTCGTCGTCGGAACCTACGCCCACGTCTCGTCGGGCGCCGCGCTCGGTGGCGGTTCCGAGCTCGGCGCCTACGCCCACCTCGGCCTCGGCGGCGTGCTCCTGCCCGGGGTCCGGGTGGGCGCATCGGCGATCATCGGCGCCGGGGCCGTCGTGACCCGGGACATCTCCGATCACGTCATCGCGGTGGGCGTGCCCGCACGGGTCCTCCGCTCGGTTCGAGATCGGAGTTTGTGAAACGATCTGCTGCTCTCGCGGGCTCGCGTGGGATCCCCGGCGCGCCCAACAGGGCCACGCTCTGGCATGGCGCCGGCCCGCGGGCGATGACGTGGACCACGGCGGCCTAGACAAACTGCGTGGCACGCACCCCGGCTGGCGCTACGATTACTGGATACTTACCATCTGTCCTTGTCCCTACCACCTTCCCAGGGGCAAGCTGGCCGGGTAGGTTGGTATTTCTGGTGAGCGTGGCCAATATCGTTCAGAAGTTCGTTCGCACCGCGTGAGTATACCCATGGCGCAACTGTTTCCCGCGCTCGAGCAGGTCCGGCAGTTCAAGGTTCGCCCCGAAGAAGGAGAACTGCACCTGTTGGACTTTCTCGATCAGACACTCGGCAACGATTACGAAGTCTACTTCCAACCGTTTCTGAACGGCGACCGGCCGGATATCGTCGTCATGCGCAGGGGTTCGGGAGTTCTGCTCATTGAGGTCAAGGACTGGGACCTGAGCCGCTACTCCGTAGACAGCAACGGGAACTGGTACTTTCACGCGGAAGGACGTCATCCGAAGAAATCACCCTTCGAACAGGTGTGGACCTACCGGGACAACTTGTTGGATCTGCACATCGAGCACCTGCTTGAGCGGCAGCTAGAGAATAGCAAGCTACTCGCGACTGTCGCGTGCGCGGTATACTTCCACCGCGCCGATCAATCGCGGCTCGACGAACTCTGCGGTCAGGTGAAGTACGTGGAGCTTCTTACTCCCGATTCGCTCACAGAGGAGAACTTCGAGCGGATCTTGCGCCGAACTTGGCTCAGCAGAACATCTGCCTACTTCGACGAGGACTTGTACAACCGCTTCCAACGTTACTTGCGGCCCCCGCGGCACACACGGGATCAGGGCAAGGAGCCGAACTATACGCCCAAGCAGAAAGCTCTGTCGGAAAGCCGCCCGGTTCAGCAGAAAATCCGGGGTGTCGCCGGATCGGGGAAAACCAGAGTGCTCGCCCGCAGGGCGGTGAATGCACACCTTCGTACAGGCGACCGAGTCCTACTACTTACGTTCAACATAACACCGCGGAACTACATTCACGACGCGATCAGCGAGATTCGGGAAGACTTTGGCTGGAGTAACTTTTACATCATCAACTACCACCAGTTCTTCAACACCGAAGCGAACAATCACAGCCTGCCGATCCAGAGCCTGGCCGATTACCAGAACGAACGCTTTTTCGAGCCGGTGAAGGCTCAGATCACCAAGTTCGGCGCTGTCTTGATTGACAAGATCCAGGACTACAAAAGCGAATGGATCCGCATCGTCAAGAACTACTTTCTACGTGAAGGGAGCGAGTTCGTTGTGTTCGGTGACGAAAAGCAGAACGTCTATCAACGAGCCCTCGGCGAAGACAAGCGTCCCAACACCACGATCCCTGGAGCGTGGAATGAACTGAACGATTCGTTCAGGTCCGCCAGTCCGGTGATCCATCTTGCCTTCGAGTACCAAGACCGCTTCTTTCAGAACCGGTATAGTCTCGACGAAATCGAAATCCCAGAACAGGAAGGGTTGTTCGCCGAAGAGCAACGCCTACGGTACTTGTCGCTTGCACCTGATGCTCCCATCGACGAGGTATTTATCCGCGTCCGTGAGGTACTCGAAGAGTGGCATGTACACCCGAACGACGTAGGCGCACTCTCATCGAGAATCGAGCCGCTCCGGGATCTGGATCACCTGTTCCGAACTGTGTCTCACGAACGGACCAGTACCACATTCGAGAGCAGGGAGCAATGGGACGACTTGCAGAATCGGGAGGATTTCGAGCGAGTTCGCGACAAGCTGCGCAACAACAAGAAGCTGCATTTCTGGATGAACCCAGGGACGGTGAAGCTATCGACGATCTACAGCTTCAAGGGTTGGGAAATCGACTCTTTGATTTTGCTCATCGAAGAGGGCACCGACTCCGAGAACCCGTCGGACGACGAATTGGTTTACACAGCCATCACCAGATGCCGGAACAACCTGCTAGTCCTAAACATGGGGAATCCAAGGTACCACGACTTTTTCGAGCGGCACATTGGAACTCGCTGACGAATGCACGAACTGTGTTCCACTCGGCGTAGTCTCGCCGCCCAACAAACGCATGCAGCGGAGGCCGCGAAGCGAATTTCTCATCGTAGAGCCAGTACCGTTCGCCGCCCCGCTGATGCGAGACGTTCGGTGGAAAGAGGACATAATGGCGGAATACGGTGAATGGAATCGAAAGGGGGCGACGCTGAGCGATGTAACGGCCAAGGCTGAATACGGCGTGAGTCAGGACTTCATTGTCAAAGGCATACAGACCGGCAAACTTGAGTACCGCCAAGGTTCGGTATGGGGAAATCCGTATCTGAGGGTTTTGAGAAGTCAGCTTGAGAAATACATAGCTGAGGAATTTGGAGAGGACTACTTGCTCAGGGTAAAGAACCAAACAGAGTTACGCAGGGTCAAGAAGGAGATATCCGATCTCAAGAAGAGACTCGAGGGGCTTCAAGAGCGAAAGAATGAGCTTGAGGCATTATTGGGCAAATGACAAATCACCGAACAAGGCGCTGCAGCCGACACCCGGGGATCGCCGCGGCCCTAGCTAGCGAAGCGCGGGGGCGGGCGCGGGGTCGTTGGGCGGCTAGGCCATCCTGTCGCGAGGAACTAACCGCTGAACTCACTGGATGCTTTCTGTGGGAACGACGTTATGGACACCGACCTTGACCAGATGACACGTGAAGAACTTATTACCGAAGTAAAGAAGCTGCGGCAAGGCATCCGTAAGCACCGCGACAGCAGCTGCCATGAACTCTGTTGGCACCATCCTTCACTTTGGGGTCTTCTGCCAGAAAGGACAGATCCGTTGCCTGTCGTGCCTGAATGGCCAGAGTTCATACGAGGCTGCGTGAAGTATCGGCAGTCGCTCGATGAGCAAGCGCCCAACGCTCCGCGGACCAACGAGCCGTATGAGAAGTGACTGTGGCGCCCAGTCATTTGGCTCATCGTGTGACGCGCGTAGAGCCGCCCAACCACGCGATGCAGCGGACGCTTCACAGCGGGCTTGCGCCTGCTGTTTAGCGGCCGCTGATCTGGGCGTTATTGTGCCAAGCGAAGCTTGGCGTATCTTGCGGGGTGCAAGTCCCCGTCGGGTAAGGGCCAACCACCCACCCGTATCGAGTGTTGCGCCTGCGGCGGAGCGCCCGAATGGTAAGGAGACTGTGAGGAGCGTGAACAAGCAGGTGAAGCGTACACAGAGGAGCCTGTAGGCCATAGGGTAGGCCGTACTCCCTGAAGTGCTGGTCAGCCCTTAAAACGAGATTGTTGCAGCCGACGAGTGTGTTAACGAGCACGAAGTCCATGGGAAGCGACCGATCTGGTGAGGTCGTGGAAGACTGCCGGGGCCTCAGGTCGTGGCATGCAGGTACAGATGCGTCAGGAACTTGGGAGGTCCCAGGGGCTCCTGGCAGTGGAAAGGCCCGGTGGCAAAGGCATGCGGCTATTGAGGCACGCAAGCGAGAGCGGACACGGAACTAACTGCCGCTGGAAGAGGAGCGGATCGGATTCCGACGAGCAGGACGCTTGGAACGCGCGGTAGCCCTTCTCTGCTGCGCGGCAACACGCGCCGCGCCGGTGTACAAACGGCACGTCACTCGGTTATCGTTTACCAGAATGACGGCTGTCAAGCGCTTGAGCGCCGGCGGCCGGCCGTCGATAAACGCGACATCGCCAATACCAGTCAACCCCATCCCATGTTGACCCATCATTACGCCCACTGGCCGCCGGCCCGGCCAAGGTCGCTGTCGTTGCCGAGGACGAGCGTCTACGCCAACCTCGAGGACTCGGCCCGGCGCGATCCCGGGCATTGCGCGCTCGACTACTACGGCAGCCGTATCGCCTACGCCGAGTTGCGGGGCCAGGTGGATGCCCTGGCCGGGTTCCTCCAGGGGCGCCTGGGTATCGAGCGCGGCGATCGCGTCCTGCTCTACACGCAAAACAGTCCTCAATACGTGATTGGCTATTACGCCATCCTGCGCGCCGATGCCGTGGTCGTGCCGGTCAATCCCATGAACCGCACCGAGGAGATCCGCCATTACCTGGAGGATGCCGGGGCGCGGGTCATGATCGCGACCCAAGAGCTTTGGGGAGAGATGGCGCCGCTTCTGGGAACGAGTGGGCTTGCGCACGTCGTCCTGGGGGCGTATTCGGATTATCTCTCGGCGGATCACCTTGCGGCGGACCATGGCTCGGCGGACCGTGGCCCGGGCCCGAGCGGGTTGCCGGTGCCGGAATTCGTGCGGGCACCCCGGCAAGCGATCTCCGCACCGGGGGTGATCGCGTTTGCGGAGGCGGTCGCCGCCGGGCTCGTGCCGCGGAAGCACCTCGCCCGAGACCACGACCTCGCCGTCATGCCCTATACCTCCGGCACCACCGGCAAGGCCAAGGGCTGCATGCACACCCACCTGTCCGTGCAGGCCACGGCGAGCGCGATCGGAGCGTGGCGCGGGGATGCGCGCCAAAGCGTCATGCTCGCCGTCTTGCCCCTGTTCCACGTAACCGGCATGCAGTCGGGCATGAACACCCCCTTGCAACTCGGCAGCACCATCGTGCTCATGACGCGCTGGGACCGCGATTGCGCCGCGCGCCAGGTCGAGTGCACGCGCGTCACGACGCTCACCGCGATCACGACCATGATGGTGGATTTCCTCGCCAACCCCGCCCTCGACCGTTACGACCTCTCCTCACTCTCGTGGGTGGGCGGCGGCGGCGCGGCCATGCCCGAGGCGGTGGCGCGTCTACTGGAGGCCAGGATCGGTCTGCCCTATATCGAAGGCTATGGGCTCTCGGAGACCATGGCGCCCACCCATTTCAACCCGACCCAAAGGCCCAAGAGACAGTGCGCCGGGATCCCGATGTTCGATGTCGATGCGCGCGTCCTGGACCCCGAGACCTTCGGCGAGCGCGGCCCGATGGAGATCGGCGAGATCGTGCTCCACGGCCCGCAGCTCTTCCAGGGTTACTGGAAGAACCCCGCCGCCACGGAAGAGGCCTTCCTCCAACATGACGGCAAGCGCTTCTTCCGCACCGGCGATCTCGGCTATTACGATGAGGACGGGTATTTTTTCATCACCGATCGCTTGAAGCGCATGATCAACGCCGCGGGTTTCAAGGTCTGGCCCGCGGAGGTCGAGGCACTGCTGTACGCGCATCCCGATATCCAGGAGGCGTGCGTGATCGCCTCACGCGACCCGTATCGCGGCGAGACGGTCAAGGCCGTGATCGTCCCGAAGCCCGAGGCGTCCGGGCATCTGCGAGGCGAGGACATCACCACCTGGGCGCGCGGGCGCATGGCGGTCTACAAGGTGCCGCGGATCGTCGAGTTCGTAGCGGAGCTACCGAAGACCGCGAGCGGCAAGATCCTGTGGCGCCAGCTCCAGGAAGACGAGAACCGCCGCACCGCGATAATTGATTGAAATTGGCGCTTGAAACTTGAAATTGAAATTGGGGCCTGCCCGTGAGGGCACCGACGGACCGATCTCCTACCCGCGCCGCCCTCCGCATAGCCTCGTCATCGCCATCAACCGCGACATGGCCTTGCGAAACCGGATTGACTCCAATATCCCTTAATTACAGAACGCGCGAGAGCGGCAGGGAAGTCATGCCCATAATTAGGACATGAAAACGTCACGTGTGGTGCCAGTGGTGCGGAAAGCGCCCCTCAAGCGAGGACAGTCGGATTTGGCATACTGGCAAACCCAGTCCTACGAGGACCGGTTAGCCGCGCTGGAAGAGATCCGTCGCGAGTATCATCGGTGGAAGTACGGTGCTGAGCCAAGATTTCAAAGAGTTTATAGGATCGTTAAACTGAAGAGGAACAAGAAAGCGGCAGGGCGGTAAGACCTGGCTGATCTGGAAAACCTGACGAACTGACGGAGCCGGCCTTCCATGACCATCGCCATCGTGGACCTTGCAACGATTGAACAAGGTCAGATGAAGAGACGGGCTGATCCCCCTGTGGAGGCGCCCACAAGGGGCGCCCCTACCCCACGACGAATCTATTAATTAAGAACGAAGACGGGCCGATCCGGGCCCCACCCTTCACAACCACACCCGCACGAGCGCGCCACCCAGCGCCCCGCGCCCGATATCCAGCCGGCCTCCGTAGACCCCCTCGACGATCTCGCGCACCACGGCCAGCCCGATGCCGTGCCCGCCGATCTTCGGATCGGCACGCACCCCACGCCTGCCGATCGCCGGC from Pseudomonadota bacterium carries:
- a CDS encoding sugar transferase, with the translated sequence MVKRALDVGVALAGLCVSAPLLGVVAVAIRVTMGSPVYFRQERPGRGGRPFRIVKFRTMRDTEPGEDPLTSDAMRLTALGGWLRRTSLDELPTLWNVLSGEMSLVGPRPLLTRYLCRYSAEQARRHEVKPGMTGWAQVNGRNAISWEEKFQYDVWYVDHQSLSLDLRILARTVAKVLKGEGINAEDHATMPEFMGAEAKTP
- a CDS encoding NeuD/PglB/VioB family sugar acetyltransferase, giving the protein MRDLYVYGAGGHGKVVADLLLAAGRERLSGFIDDGVPPGSLVLGHPVYGPWAWLASRAAHGAVGIVLGIGDNEVRARVAKAVAGIEVEVLTVIHPRATVAPSAALGWGTVIMAGAVVNPDARIGEGVIVNTGAVVEHDVVVGTYAHVSSGAALGGGSELGAYAHLGLGGVLLPGVRVGASAIIGAGAVVTRDISDHVIAVGVPARVLRSVRDRSL
- a CDS encoding NERD domain-containing protein; amino-acid sequence: MAQLFPALEQVRQFKVRPEEGELHLLDFLDQTLGNDYEVYFQPFLNGDRPDIVVMRRGSGVLLIEVKDWDLSRYSVDSNGNWYFHAEGRHPKKSPFEQVWTYRDNLLDLHIEHLLERQLENSKLLATVACAVYFHRADQSRLDELCGQVKYVELLTPDSLTEENFERILRRTWLSRTSAYFDEDLYNRFQRYLRPPRHTRDQGKEPNYTPKQKALSESRPVQQKIRGVAGSGKTRVLARRAVNAHLRTGDRVLLLTFNITPRNYIHDAISEIREDFGWSNFYIINYHQFFNTEANNHSLPIQSLADYQNERFFEPVKAQITKFGAVLIDKIQDYKSEWIRIVKNYFLREGSEFVVFGDEKQNVYQRALGEDKRPNTTIPGAWNELNDSFRSASPVIHLAFEYQDRFFQNRYSLDEIEIPEQEGLFAEEQRLRYLSLAPDAPIDEVFIRVREVLEEWHVHPNDVGALSSRIEPLRDLDHLFRTVSHERTSTTFESREQWDDLQNREDFERVRDKLRNNKKLHFWMNPGTVKLSTIYSFKGWEIDSLILLIEEGTDSENPSDDELVYTAITRCRNNLLVLNMGNPRYHDFFERHIGTR
- a CDS encoding long-chain fatty acid--CoA ligase, coding for MLTHHYAHWPPARPRSLSLPRTSVYANLEDSARRDPGHCALDYYGSRIAYAELRGQVDALAGFLQGRLGIERGDRVLLYTQNSPQYVIGYYAILRADAVVVPVNPMNRTEEIRHYLEDAGARVMIATQELWGEMAPLLGTSGLAHVVLGAYSDYLSADHLAADHGSADRGPGPSGLPVPEFVRAPRQAISAPGVIAFAEAVAAGLVPRKHLARDHDLAVMPYTSGTTGKAKGCMHTHLSVQATASAIGAWRGDARQSVMLAVLPLFHVTGMQSGMNTPLQLGSTIVLMTRWDRDCAARQVECTRVTTLTAITTMMVDFLANPALDRYDLSSLSWVGGGGAAMPEAVARLLEARIGLPYIEGYGLSETMAPTHFNPTQRPKRQCAGIPMFDVDARVLDPETFGERGPMEIGEIVLHGPQLFQGYWKNPAATEEAFLQHDGKRFFRTGDLGYYDEDGYFFITDRLKRMINAAGFKVWPAEVEALLYAHPDIQEACVIASRDPYRGETVKAVIVPKPEASGHLRGEDITTWARGRMAVYKVPRIVEFVAELPKTASGKILWRQLQEDENRRTAIID